One Antarctobacter heliothermus DNA segment encodes these proteins:
- a CDS encoding DUF3772 domain-containing protein, translating to MTLFFRTALRPVAALLIVLFLWASTVWAQQSTLPDYTSWETIATRAESMVDAERASDERLETLRAQVATWREQFQAAQNVNASRIQTLEAQIKALGPEPEDGTESAEIKEQRSLLSTQLADQRAPVLRAEAAYSRANAIVGEIDRIIRERQADALLEFGPSPLNPIHWPGAVQNLQTTFVSLWREITANVGSSSARKAALQNAPTVLLYLIVGIMLIARGSIWARTAVDKLRSGTRRGTGVFRFLVSLGQILLPYLGIVALLQALNATGFAVDEWNVLLGKLPFWAALMFGIRWLADQAFNNDDDVAALPLHADERPKARRLANALSFLYVLEDFIATLIAFDGYPAATAAVVQFPVLLLSGLLLVRLGRLRNDAPIVGSAAALEEASGDFRLRFAKLLGRIIQVVGVIGPIMAAIGYFRVGEALVYPAVATLALVGLVMVLQRFINNLYELATGRHPDSTNSLLPVLAGFILSLVALPMLALIWGAREADLTEIWDRAQEGISLGDTRISPTSIIVVIAVFAAGYMLTRLMQGALRTSVLPKTKMDQGAQNAIVSGIGYVGVFLAVIIAVTAGGLDLSSLAIVAGALSVGIGFGLQNIVSNFVSGIILLIERPIGEGDWIEVGGTHGIVKDISVRSTRIETFDRFDVIIPNADLVSGTVSNYTRGNSLGRIIIEVGVAYGSDTRKVERILLNIAREHDMVLMNPAPAVDFMNFGADSLDFRVRAVLRDIGQGMAVKTEMRHQIVERFTEEGIEIPFAQRDLWLRNPDVLAEAVESKWTAAASDREKSQSSTTPRKSTATMGDERVGDEDEG from the coding sequence ATGACCCTGTTTTTCCGTACCGCTCTGCGTCCCGTCGCCGCCCTTCTGATTGTCCTGTTTCTCTGGGCCTCGACGGTTTGGGCGCAACAATCGACTTTGCCGGACTATACGTCGTGGGAAACCATCGCGACGCGCGCCGAATCCATGGTCGATGCCGAACGTGCCTCGGACGAGCGGCTGGAAACGCTGCGCGCCCAGGTCGCCACGTGGCGTGAGCAGTTTCAGGCCGCGCAGAACGTCAATGCCTCGCGTATCCAGACGCTTGAGGCGCAGATCAAGGCCTTGGGCCCGGAACCGGAAGACGGCACAGAATCCGCTGAAATCAAGGAACAGCGCTCGTTGCTGAGCACGCAGTTGGCGGATCAGCGTGCGCCGGTGTTGCGGGCCGAGGCGGCCTATTCGCGCGCAAATGCCATCGTCGGCGAGATTGACCGGATCATCCGGGAACGTCAGGCCGACGCGCTGCTGGAGTTCGGGCCATCGCCCCTGAACCCGATCCACTGGCCCGGTGCGGTACAGAACCTGCAAACCACGTTTGTGTCGCTCTGGCGGGAAATCACCGCAAACGTCGGATCGTCGTCGGCCCGGAAGGCGGCGCTGCAAAATGCGCCCACGGTCCTGTTGTATCTGATCGTCGGCATCATGTTGATTGCGCGTGGATCGATCTGGGCCCGTACCGCCGTCGACAAGTTGCGCAGCGGCACGCGCCGAGGGACCGGAGTGTTTCGCTTTCTGGTGTCGCTGGGGCAGATCCTGTTGCCTTATCTGGGCATTGTCGCGCTGCTGCAGGCGTTGAACGCGACCGGTTTTGCCGTCGACGAATGGAACGTGCTGCTGGGCAAGCTGCCGTTCTGGGCGGCGCTGATGTTCGGCATTCGCTGGCTGGCGGATCAGGCGTTCAACAACGACGACGACGTGGCGGCCCTGCCGCTGCACGCCGACGAGCGGCCCAAGGCGCGTCGACTGGCGAACGCCTTGTCGTTTTTGTATGTGCTGGAAGATTTCATAGCCACGCTGATCGCATTTGACGGCTATCCGGCCGCAACTGCCGCTGTGGTGCAATTCCCGGTGCTGCTGTTGTCGGGCCTGCTGCTGGTGCGGCTGGGCCGGTTGCGCAATGACGCGCCGATTGTGGGCTCTGCCGCCGCGCTGGAAGAAGCGTCCGGAGATTTCCGACTGCGCTTTGCCAAACTGTTGGGTCGGATCATTCAGGTTGTGGGCGTTATCGGGCCGATCATGGCCGCGATTGGCTATTTCAGGGTCGGCGAGGCGCTGGTCTATCCCGCCGTTGCGACGCTGGCGCTGGTCGGCCTTGTCATGGTGCTGCAACGCTTCATCAACAACCTCTACGAGTTGGCGACCGGGCGGCATCCCGATAGTACCAACAGCCTGTTGCCGGTTCTGGCAGGGTTCATCCTGTCGTTGGTTGCGCTGCCGATGCTGGCGCTGATCTGGGGCGCGCGGGAAGCCGATCTGACAGAGATCTGGGACCGGGCGCAGGAAGGTATCTCGCTGGGGGATACGCGGATCTCGCCGACGTCGATCATTGTGGTGATCGCTGTATTCGCGGCAGGCTACATGCTGACGCGTTTGATGCAGGGGGCGCTGCGCACCTCTGTGCTGCCCAAGACCAAGATGGATCAAGGCGCGCAGAACGCCATTGTGTCCGGTATCGGGTATGTCGGGGTGTTTCTGGCGGTGATCATCGCCGTCACCGCTGGCGGGCTGGATCTGTCGTCGCTGGCCATCGTCGCCGGTGCGCTGTCTGTCGGTATCGGTTTCGGCCTGCAAAACATCGTGTCCAACTTTGTCTCTGGCATCATCCTGCTGATTGAGCGCCCCATCGGTGAGGGCGACTGGATCGAGGTGGGCGGCACCCACGGCATCGTCAAGGACATCTCTGTCCGCTCGACCCGGATTGAGACGTTCGACCGGTTCGATGTGATCATTCCCAACGCCGATCTGGTGTCGGGCACCGTGTCCAACTACACGCGCGGCAATTCGCTGGGCCGGATCATCATCGAGGTGGGGGTGGCCTATGGCTCTGACACCCGCAAGGTGGAACGCATCCTGCTGAACATCGCGCGCGAGCATGACATGGTGTTGATGAACCCCGCCCCGGCGGTGGATTTCATGAACTTCGGCGCGGATTCACTGGATTTCCGCGTCCGCGCGGTGCTGCGCGATATCGGGCAGGGCATGGCGGTGAAAACCGAAATGCGTCACCAGATTGTCGAGCGCTTTACCGAAGAAGGCATCGAGATCCCGTTTGCGCAACGCGATCTCTGGCTGCGCAATCCCGATGTGTTGGCCGAAGCGGTGGAAAGCAAATGGACCGCCGCCGCGTCCGACCGTGAAAAATCGCAAAGCAGCACCACGCCGCGCAAGTCCACTGCCACGATGGGCGATGAACGGGTCGGCGATGAGGATGAGGGCTGA
- a CDS encoding alanyl-tRNA editing protein: protein MTMDLYREDAYLRDAPAEVVALTDEGGIVLSRSVFYPTGGGQPGDSGWLEWGGQRLPIATTLKGEAGASVLVPSEPASLPPVGTQVMQELDWERRHKLMRMHTALHLLSVVVPLPVTGGQVGAGTGRLDFLMPEPPQDREAIEQALNRLVDRDLEVSDGWISEAELDARPDLVKTMSVQPPRGAGEIRLVRIGTGSEQVDLQPCGGTHVARTGEIGALKLGKIENKGKQNRRVNIALV from the coding sequence CTGACGATGGATCTGTACCGTGAGGATGCCTATCTGCGGGACGCCCCCGCAGAGGTGGTGGCGCTGACCGATGAGGGCGGGATTGTCCTGTCGCGATCTGTCTTTTACCCCACGGGCGGCGGGCAGCCCGGCGATAGCGGTTGGCTGGAATGGGGCGGGCAGCGTCTGCCCATCGCCACCACGTTAAAGGGTGAAGCGGGCGCATCGGTTCTGGTGCCGTCGGAACCCGCGTCGCTGCCGCCGGTTGGCACGCAGGTGATGCAGGAACTGGATTGGGAACGCCGTCACAAGCTTATGCGGATGCACACCGCGCTGCATCTGTTGAGCGTGGTGGTGCCGCTGCCGGTGACGGGTGGGCAGGTTGGCGCGGGCACCGGGCGGCTGGATTTCCTGATGCCCGAACCGCCGCAGGACCGCGAGGCAATCGAACAGGCGCTGAACCGGCTGGTGGACCGCGATCTGGAGGTCAGCGACGGCTGGATCTCCGAGGCCGAACTGGATGCGCGGCCCGATCTGGTCAAGACCATGTCGGTGCAGCCGCCGCGCGGTGCCGGCGAGATCCGTTTGGTCCGGATCGGCACCGGGTCTGAGCAGGTGGATCTGCAACCCTGCGGAGGCACCCATGTGGCGCGCACCGGAGAGATCGGCGCGCTGAAGCTGGGCAAGATCGAAAACAAGGGCAAGCAGAACCGCCGGGTGAACATCGCGTTGGTTTGA
- a CDS encoding GNAT family N-acetyltransferase — protein sequence MKSLHLAGEDDAAKLLALVAAFHTEMGFDTSDEHRTAAISPLLSGSPHGAVWLIGPRRAPVGYIVLTFGWSVEFGGLDAIVDELYIRPAVRGRGMGLEALDGIAKAMKPAGVRALHLEANREDERAQRFYGRARFAPRDKYLFMSRVL from the coding sequence ATGAAATCGCTTCATCTGGCGGGCGAGGACGACGCCGCCAAACTGCTGGCCCTCGTTGCCGCCTTTCACACCGAAATGGGCTTTGACACCAGCGACGAGCACCGCACAGCGGCCATCTCCCCGCTGCTGTCAGGCTCCCCGCATGGGGCGGTCTGGCTGATCGGGCCGCGCCGCGCGCCGGTGGGCTATATCGTGCTGACCTTTGGCTGGTCGGTGGAATTCGGCGGTCTGGATGCCATCGTGGATGAGCTTTACATCCGCCCCGCCGTGCGCGGGCGCGGCATGGGGCTAGAGGCATTGGACGGCATCGCCAAGGCGATGAAACCGGCGGGCGTACGCGCGCTCCACCTTGAGGCCAACCGCGAGGACGAGCGCGCCCAGCGCTTTTACGGCCGCGCCCGGTTTGCCCCTCGGGACAAGTATCTGTTTATGTCCCGCGTGCTCTAG
- a CDS encoding protein adenylyltransferase SelO, producing the protein MTLHIPFDNSYARLPDGFFARQGPTPVKAPSTVAFNSDLAALLGITGADDPALAAILGGNAIPEGAEPLAQLYAGHQFGQFNPQLGDGRALLLGEVIGTDGLRRDIQLKGSGPTPFSRRGDGRAWLGPVLREYVVSEAMHALGIPTTRALAAIRTGQDVIRERPLPGAVLTRVAQSHIRVGTFQVFAAQRDTDRLQTLFDYTVDRHYPHAKDPLDLLTAVMERQADLITRWMAVGFIHGVMNTDNCALSGETIDYGPCAFMDNYDPDTVFSSIDRFGRYGYAAQADIIVWNMAQLATALVPLMPDTDKAVEDFTKAIHTMPDMLQQHWRQRFGQKIGLAEATQDDLTLIGDLLVLMHENSADFTNTFRALAEGDARDQFTDRAGFDAWQTRWKTRLDQETDPQTLMQSVNPVLIPRNHRIEQMIEAAVAGDDAPFHRLNAALAAPFTVDEAFADLRRPPAQDERVRATFCGT; encoded by the coding sequence ATGACCCTGCACATCCCCTTTGACAACTCCTATGCCCGCCTGCCCGACGGTTTCTTTGCCCGTCAGGGGCCGACACCGGTCAAGGCCCCCAGCACCGTTGCCTTCAACAGCGATCTGGCCGCCCTGCTGGGCATCACCGGCGCGGACGACCCGGCGCTGGCGGCGATTCTAGGCGGCAACGCGATCCCCGAGGGGGCAGAGCCTCTGGCCCAACTCTACGCAGGCCACCAGTTCGGCCAGTTCAACCCGCAACTCGGCGATGGCCGCGCCCTGCTGCTGGGTGAGGTCATTGGCACCGACGGCCTCCGCCGCGACATCCAGCTCAAAGGCTCTGGCCCCACCCCGTTTTCCCGCCGGGGCGATGGCCGCGCATGGCTGGGCCCGGTGTTGCGCGAATATGTGGTGTCAGAGGCGATGCACGCCCTTGGCATCCCCACCACCCGCGCATTGGCCGCGATCCGCACCGGACAGGACGTCATCCGCGAACGCCCCCTGCCCGGCGCCGTTCTGACCCGCGTGGCGCAAAGCCATATCCGCGTCGGCACCTTTCAGGTCTTTGCCGCGCAGCGCGACACAGACCGCCTGCAAACGCTGTTCGACTACACGGTCGACCGCCACTATCCGCACGCCAAAGACCCGCTGGACCTGTTGACCGCCGTCATGGAACGGCAGGCCGATCTGATCACCCGCTGGATGGCCGTGGGCTTTATCCACGGGGTCATGAACACCGACAACTGCGCCCTGTCCGGTGAAACCATCGACTACGGTCCCTGCGCTTTTATGGATAACTATGACCCCGACACGGTGTTCAGTTCCATCGACCGCTTTGGCCGCTACGGATATGCCGCGCAGGCCGACATCATCGTTTGGAACATGGCGCAACTGGCCACGGCGCTGGTGCCTCTGATGCCCGACACTGACAAGGCGGTCGAGGATTTCACCAAAGCCATCCACACCATGCCCGACATGCTGCAACAACACTGGCGTCAGCGTTTTGGGCAAAAGATCGGACTGGCCGAGGCGACACAGGACGATCTGACCCTGATCGGCGACTTGCTGGTGTTGATGCATGAGAACAGCGCCGATTTCACCAACACCTTCCGCGCGCTGGCCGAAGGGGACGCACGCGACCAGTTCACCGACCGCGCAGGGTTTGACGCATGGCAGACGCGCTGGAAAACCCGGTTGGACCAAGAGACCGACCCGCAAACCCTCATGCAAAGCGTCAACCCGGTGCTGATCCCGCGCAACCACCGCATCGAACAGATGATCGAGGCGGCAGTTGCTGGCGATGACGCGCCGTTTCACCGTCTGAACGCGGCGCTTGCGGCCCCTTTCACAGTAGATGAGGCTTTTGCCGATCTGCGCCGCCCCCCGGCACAGGACGAACGTGTCCGGGCCACCTTCTGCGGCACCTGA
- a CDS encoding DMT family transporter: MARTSAFGLGLALAGALILTPDALLMRVSGMDGFQMLGWRGMCMGVIFMAAWALTASNHRADLARLVGPTAALVILCHALNASLFPLGIAISPVAPVLLGVATVPVWSALLARLLHGEATSTATWVAITLVMAGLAYAVTDTGDAALDPASLIGAACGLGVALALALNFVTLRHHPDLPLLPVIGIGALIAGAAGWTLTGPAQMAQGHLWAILTASIVILPLSFFALSQASRYTAAANVSLLLLLETVLAPIWVWLGTGEAPSRRMVIGGTIVVLTLAVYVLRARRVRGLASRAPLPNTAPRQTTPDS; this comes from the coding sequence TTGGCCCGCACGTCTGCTTTCGGCCTCGGCCTTGCCTTGGCCGGGGCGCTCATCCTGACACCGGATGCTCTGTTGATGCGCGTCTCCGGCATGGACGGCTTTCAGATGCTCGGCTGGCGCGGGATGTGCATGGGCGTGATCTTCATGGCCGCATGGGCCCTGACCGCCAGCAACCACCGCGCGGATCTTGCGCGCCTTGTCGGCCCGACCGCCGCACTGGTGATCCTGTGCCACGCGCTCAACGCCTCGCTGTTTCCGCTGGGCATCGCAATCTCGCCCGTGGCCCCGGTGTTGCTGGGGGTGGCGACGGTGCCGGTCTGGTCGGCGCTGCTGGCCCGCCTGCTGCACGGCGAAGCAACCTCAACCGCCACATGGGTGGCCATCACGCTGGTCATGGCGGGACTGGCCTATGCTGTCACCGACACCGGCGACGCAGCGCTTGATCCCGCCTCCCTCATCGGGGCCGCCTGCGGGCTGGGTGTCGCCCTCGCGCTCGCGCTGAACTTTGTCACCCTGCGCCACCACCCCGATCTGCCCCTGCTGCCGGTGATCGGCATCGGTGCCCTGATTGCGGGCGCGGCGGGCTGGACCCTCACCGGCCCGGCGCAGATGGCCCAAGGCCACCTCTGGGCCATCCTCACCGCCAGCATCGTGATCCTGCCTCTGTCCTTCTTCGCCCTCAGTCAGGCCTCACGCTACACCGCCGCCGCCAATGTCAGCCTGCTGCTGTTGCTGGAAACCGTCCTCGCCCCGATCTGGGTCTGGCTCGGCACCGGAGAGGCCCCTTCCCGCCGCATGGTCATCGGCGGCACGATTGTCGTACTTACCCTTGCGGTCTATGTCCTGCGCGCCCGACGCGTTCGAGGCTTGGCCTCACGCGCACCTTTGCCTAATACGGCCCCCAGACAAACCACGCCGGACTCATGA
- a CDS encoding cysteine synthase A, with the protein MRNSQDLAQAVGHTPLIKLRKASELTGCEIWGKAEFMNPGQSVKDRAALYIIKDAIAKGQLEPGGTIVEGTAGNTGIGLALVGASMGFKTVIVMPETQSQEKKDMLRLAGAELVLVPAAPYKNPNNYVRYSGRLAAELAKTEPHGAIWANQFDNVANRQAHIETTGPEIWEQTGGKVDGFLCAVGSGGTAAGVGMALQPKGVKCGIVDPMGSGIYTLYTEGEAKPEGSSISEGIGQGRITANLEGFKPDFLTQVSDEEALPIVFDLLSEEGLCMGGSTGINVAGAIHMAREMGPGHTIVTVLCDYGTRYQSKLFNPDFLRDKGLPTPPWMTRGPSSIPGVFEDA; encoded by the coding sequence ATGCGCAATTCGCAGGACCTCGCACAGGCCGTCGGGCATACGCCGCTGATCAAGCTTCGCAAGGCGTCGGAACTGACCGGCTGTGAGATCTGGGGCAAGGCAGAGTTCATGAACCCCGGCCAGTCGGTCAAGGATCGTGCGGCGCTGTACATCATCAAAGACGCTATCGCCAAAGGCCAGCTGGAGCCGGGCGGTACGATTGTCGAAGGCACCGCAGGCAACACCGGCATTGGCCTTGCGCTGGTCGGCGCCTCGATGGGCTTCAAGACGGTGATCGTCATGCCCGAGACGCAGAGTCAGGAAAAGAAGGACATGCTGCGGCTGGCCGGTGCCGAATTGGTGCTGGTGCCGGCGGCACCTTACAAGAATCCGAACAACTATGTGCGCTATTCGGGCCGTCTGGCCGCAGAACTGGCCAAGACGGAGCCGCATGGTGCGATCTGGGCGAACCAGTTCGACAATGTGGCCAACCGTCAGGCGCATATCGAAACCACCGGCCCCGAGATCTGGGAGCAGACCGGCGGCAAGGTGGATGGGTTCCTCTGTGCGGTCGGTTCCGGCGGCACGGCGGCGGGCGTTGGCATGGCGTTGCAGCCCAAGGGTGTGAAATGCGGCATCGTCGATCCGATGGGGTCGGGGATCTACACGCTGTACACCGAAGGTGAGGCCAAACCCGAGGGCAGTTCGATCTCTGAGGGGATCGGGCAGGGGCGGATCACCGCCAACCTGGAGGGCTTCAAACCCGATTTCCTGACGCAGGTCAGCGACGAAGAGGCGCTGCCGATCGTGTTTGACCTGCTGTCCGAAGAGGGGCTGTGCATGGGCGGATCGACCGGCATCAACGTCGCGGGGGCCATCCACATGGCGCGCGAGATGGGGCCGGGGCACACCATCGTCACGGTGCTGTGCGATTACGGCACGCGGTATCAGTCCAAGCTGTTCAACCCGGATTTCCTGCGTGACAAGGGGCTGCCGACGCCGCCCTGGATGACGCGCGGGCCGTCCAGCATTCCCGGCGTATTCGAGGACGCATGA
- a CDS encoding DMT family transporter, whose product MERKQQMDLAGALGMVGFATTLAFNQVAIKFINDGFGPIFAAGLRSVLALACLGLWIRFSGRSAGDLRRTLRAGLILGLLFSLEFIFLFLALDLTSVSRASITFYAMPVWLALVAHFTLPGEALSARCALGLLLAMIGVAWALANPESRGAGDFRGDVLALLASWSWAGIALTVRLTRASELPAEGQLFWQLAVSAVVLCAVAPLFGPLVREPDALSLFGLVFGMLVASFGFLFWLRLMGIYPASDIASFSFLSPVMAVIFGWMIFDEPVGLGFVGALVLVGLGIVLINRRRKSRKDPVIPAP is encoded by the coding sequence ATGGAACGCAAGCAACAAATGGATCTGGCCGGGGCCCTCGGCATGGTGGGCTTTGCCACGACGCTGGCCTTCAATCAGGTGGCGATCAAGTTTATCAACGACGGCTTTGGCCCGATTTTTGCGGCCGGGCTGCGGTCTGTTCTGGCGCTGGCCTGTCTGGGTCTGTGGATCCGGTTCAGCGGACGGAGCGCCGGCGATCTGCGGCGGACGTTGCGAGCTGGGCTGATTTTGGGTCTGCTGTTCAGCTTGGAGTTCATTTTCCTGTTTCTGGCGCTTGACCTGACCAGCGTCTCTCGTGCCTCTATCACCTTTTACGCGATGCCGGTCTGGTTGGCGTTGGTGGCGCATTTCACCCTGCCGGGCGAGGCGCTGTCGGCGCGGTGCGCGCTGGGTCTGCTGTTGGCGATGATCGGCGTTGCTTGGGCCTTGGCCAATCCCGAAAGCCGGGGAGCCGGGGATTTTCGGGGAGATGTTCTGGCGTTGCTGGCCTCGTGGTCTTGGGCGGGGATCGCGCTGACCGTGCGGTTGACGCGCGCGTCAGAGTTGCCCGCCGAGGGGCAATTGTTCTGGCAACTGGCGGTGTCTGCCGTGGTGCTGTGTGCGGTGGCGCCGTTGTTCGGGCCATTGGTGCGGGAGCCGGATGCGCTCAGCCTGTTCGGGCTGGTGTTTGGCATGCTGGTGGCGTCATTCGGGTTTCTGTTCTGGTTGCGGCTGATGGGGATCTACCCGGCCTCTGACATTGCCTCGTTCAGCTTTTTGTCGCCGGTGATGGCGGTGATATTTGGCTGGATGATCTTTGACGAGCCTGTGGGGCTGGGCTTTGTCGGGGCGCTGGTGTTGGTCGGGCTGGGGATCGTTTTGATCAACCGGCGGCGCAAGAGCCGCAAAGATCCGGTGATTCCGGCCCCCTGA
- a CDS encoding YybH family protein, with protein MRQVLRVGRGKLLCITARDIFQPLLDAYVAAYRSGDADGCAACFTADAQMLSPYAPPTRGRTAIAVLHADWVTDGHGKALSLTDGGHDGDLGWGLAEFSEGAATGTATTLCVFRRQPDSGWLIHMCSLTAETSEG; from the coding sequence TTGCGCCAAGTTCTGCGTGTTGGGCGGGGCAAGCTGCTCTGCATAACGGCGCGCGACATCTTTCAGCCGCTGCTGGATGCCTATGTCGCAGCCTACCGATCCGGCGATGCTGACGGCTGCGCCGCCTGCTTTACCGCTGACGCGCAGATGCTGTCCCCCTACGCGCCGCCCACGCGGGGACGCACCGCCATTGCCGTGCTGCACGCCGACTGGGTGACAGACGGCCACGGCAAGGCGCTGAGCTTGACGGACGGCGGCCACGATGGTGATCTGGGCTGGGGTCTTGCGGAATTTTCCGAGGGCGCGGCAACAGGCACCGCCACAACCCTGTGCGTGTTCCGGCGTCAGCCGGATAGCGGCTGGCTGATCCACATGTGCAGCCTGACCGCAGAGACATCAGAGGGCTGA
- a CDS encoding nucleoside hydrolase, giving the protein MAPKKIIIDTDPGQDDAVAILLALASPEEIEVLGITSVAGNVPLALTTLNARKVCELAGKPDTPIYAGCDRPLAHTLVTAEHVHGKTGLDGPDLPDPTMPVQDQHAVDFIIDTLRAQPPGTVTLCPLGPLTNIATALQKAPDIAARIREIVLMGGAYFEVGNITPAAEFNIYVDPEAADIVFKCGAPIVVMPLDVTHKALVTTARNEAFRALGTDVGYAVAQMTDFFERFDKEKYGSDGAPLHDPCVTAYLIQPDLFTGRFVNVEIETQSDLTRGMTVADWWHVTDRPRNATFMGDIDADGFFTLLTERLARL; this is encoded by the coding sequence ATGGCCCCGAAAAAGATCATCATCGACACCGATCCCGGTCAGGACGACGCCGTCGCCATCCTGTTGGCCCTCGCCTCTCCCGAAGAGATCGAGGTTCTGGGCATCACCTCCGTCGCGGGCAACGTGCCGCTGGCCCTGACCACTCTCAACGCCCGCAAGGTCTGCGAATTGGCGGGCAAGCCCGACACGCCGATCTACGCCGGTTGCGACCGTCCGCTGGCGCATACGCTGGTCACCGCCGAACATGTCCACGGCAAAACCGGCCTTGATGGCCCCGACCTGCCGGACCCCACCATGCCGGTGCAGGACCAGCACGCCGTCGATTTCATCATCGACACCCTGCGCGCGCAGCCGCCGGGCACCGTGACGCTCTGCCCGCTGGGGCCGCTGACCAATATCGCCACCGCGCTGCAAAAAGCCCCCGACATCGCCGCCCGCATCCGTGAGATCGTGCTGATGGGCGGTGCCTATTTCGAGGTCGGCAACATCACCCCCGCGGCCGAATTCAACATCTACGTCGACCCCGAAGCCGCGGACATCGTTTTCAAATGTGGCGCGCCGATCGTCGTCATGCCGCTGGACGTCACGCATAAGGCGCTGGTCACAACCGCCCGCAATGAAGCGTTCCGCGCGCTTGGCACCGATGTCGGCTATGCCGTCGCCCAGATGACCGATTTCTTCGAACGCTTCGACAAAGAGAAATATGGCTCTGACGGCGCGCCGCTTCATGACCCCTGTGTGACCGCCTACCTGATCCAGCCCGACCTGTTCACCGGACGCTTTGTCAACGTCGAGATCGAGACCCAGTCAGACCTGACACGCGGCATGACCGTCGCCGACTGGTGGCACGTCACCGACCGCCCCCGCAACGCCACCTTCATGGGCGACATCGACGCGGACGGCTTTTTCACCCTGCTGACGGAAAGACTGGCGCGGCTATGA
- a CDS encoding DUF533 domain-containing protein, which yields MGLMGTLAKVAIGYAAARGVDRMSGGQGIGSLLGGGAQVPAKTQAASLQGQMGKLMGGQMPQCGGMQEMMEAMQKGGMGAMPGAAAGADNPMADMMKSLQSGGMDLSAIMGRAGSGKGEGLLSQLGAGGTGLAGMFAALAGTTADAQGQGASGVLNAMSSQNAPPEAEEAAGLMLRAMIQAAKSDGDIDRAEQAKILETLGDDADPSDRAFIQAQLKAPVDPDALAADTPEPQRMQVYSASLMTIRVDMQAEAQYLDRLARALQLDEAVVNMLHMQMGMQPLYA from the coding sequence ATGGGTCTCATGGGAACACTGGCCAAAGTGGCCATCGGCTATGCCGCCGCACGCGGCGTCGACAGGATGTCCGGCGGACAGGGGATCGGATCCCTGCTGGGCGGTGGCGCGCAGGTTCCGGCCAAGACACAGGCCGCCTCGCTTCAGGGCCAGATGGGCAAGCTGATGGGCGGACAGATGCCTCAGTGCGGCGGCATGCAAGAGATGATGGAAGCGATGCAAAAGGGCGGCATGGGGGCTATGCCCGGCGCGGCGGCGGGCGCGGACAATCCGATGGCCGACATGATGAAATCGCTTCAGTCCGGCGGCATGGACCTGTCGGCAATCATGGGCCGCGCGGGCAGCGGCAAGGGTGAGGGCCTGCTGTCGCAACTTGGTGCGGGCGGCACCGGCCTTGCGGGCATGTTCGCGGCCCTGGCCGGCACCACCGCCGACGCGCAGGGTCAGGGCGCCTCGGGTGTGCTGAACGCCATGTCGTCACAAAATGCCCCGCCAGAGGCGGAAGAGGCCGCTGGCCTCATGCTGCGCGCGATGATTCAGGCCGCGAAAAGCGACGGCGACATCGACCGTGCCGAACAGGCCAAGATCCTCGAAACCCTCGGCGACGATGCCGACCCGTCGGACCGCGCCTTCATTCAGGCCCAGCTCAAGGCCCCGGTTGATCCCGACGCGCTGGCCGCCGACACGCCAGAGCCGCAGCGCATGCAGGTCTATTCCGCCTCCCTCATGACCATCCGTGTCGACATGCAGGCCGAGGCGCAGTACCTCGACCGGCTCGCCCGCGCGCTGCAATTGGATGAGGCGGTGGTGAACATGCTGCACATGCAGATGGGCATGCAGCCACTCTACGCCTGA
- a CDS encoding Fur family transcriptional regulator, which yields MTDTIADRCAAKGLRMTEQRRTIADVLDSATDHPDVEDLYARASARDPNISIATVYRTVKLFEEAGILERVDFGDGRARYEDAEREHHDHLIDLNSGEVIEFVDPDIEALQEKIAAKLGYRLKGHRMELYGVPLKKR from the coding sequence ATGACAGACACCATCGCCGACCGTTGCGCCGCCAAAGGCCTGCGCATGACAGAACAGCGCCGCACCATCGCCGATGTGCTGGACAGCGCCACCGATCACCCGGACGTAGAGGATCTCTACGCCCGCGCCTCGGCGCGTGACCCCAACATCTCGATCGCCACGGTCTACCGCACCGTCAAACTGTTCGAAGAGGCGGGCATCCTTGAACGCGTTGATTTCGGCGATGGCCGCGCCCGGTACGAGGACGCGGAACGCGAACACCACGACCACCTGATCGACCTCAACAGCGGCGAAGTGATCGAATTCGTCGACCCCGACATCGAAGCACTCCAAGAAAAGATCGCCGCAAAACTCGGCTACCGGCTCAAGGGCCACCGCATGGAACTCTACGGCGTCCCGCTCAAGAAACGCTAA